One Bacteroidota bacterium genomic window carries:
- a CDS encoding ABC transporter permease yields MIWQKIFLESFRFAYHALISNKLRTLLSLLGITIGIFAIISVFTVVDSLENNIRSSVASLGSNVVFVQKWPWSFGDEYPWWKYMNRPTPKVDEVKEIEHRSAMAEAVCFMVDVNKTVKHKTNSVENAEVSGVSHNYYRVKNFELQAGRYFTDAESESGKPYAIIGSTIAESLFGEGEVIGKQVKLFNRNATVIGVFEKEGSSMMGNSNDNTILLPIAYMRNFVDLRSERIDPTIMVKAKPGIEVDELKFELTGIMRAIRKLKPLADDDFALNEISLISSGFDSIFAVIGLAGWIIGGFSILVGGFGIANIMFVSVKERTNQIGIQKALGAKNYFILIQFLIESMVLCIIGGSIGLLLIFGGTVIVNYYADLSIELSNSNVLLGITISAIIGIVSGFIPSYTASRLDPVEAMRS; encoded by the coding sequence ATGATTTGGCAAAAAATTTTTTTAGAGAGTTTTCGCTTTGCTTATCATGCATTGATTAGTAATAAACTTCGCACCTTACTTTCTTTACTTGGCATTACCATTGGGATTTTTGCCATTATTTCGGTATTTACTGTAGTTGATTCACTTGAAAACAATATTCGTAGCAGTGTTGCTTCACTGGGTAGCAATGTGGTATTTGTGCAAAAGTGGCCTTGGTCATTTGGCGACGAATACCCATGGTGGAAATACATGAACCGACCCACTCCTAAAGTTGATGAAGTGAAGGAAATAGAACACCGAAGCGCAATGGCAGAGGCGGTTTGTTTTATGGTGGATGTAAATAAAACGGTAAAACACAAGACAAATAGTGTTGAAAATGCAGAGGTGAGCGGTGTTTCACACAATTATTATAGAGTTAAGAATTTTGAATTGCAGGCGGGTAGGTATTTTACGGATGCCGAATCTGAAAGCGGGAAACCTTATGCCATAATTGGCTCCACAATCGCCGAAAGTTTATTTGGAGAGGGTGAAGTAATTGGAAAGCAAGTCAAGTTATTTAACCGCAATGCAACAGTAATAGGTGTATTTGAGAAGGAGGGTAGCAGCATGATGGGAAATTCGAACGACAATACAATTTTATTGCCTATTGCTTACATGCGCAATTTTGTCGATTTGCGAAGCGAACGCATCGATCCAACCATCATGGTAAAAGCCAAACCGGGAATTGAAGTAGATGAGCTAAAATTCGAGTTAACCGGAATTATGCGCGCAATTCGTAAGTTGAAACCACTTGCGGATGATGATTTTGCTTTAAATGAAATAAGTTTAATTAGCTCAGGTTTTGATTCAATATTTGCGGTAATTGGACTTGCCGGTTGGATTATTGGAGGATTTTCTATATTGGTGGGTGGATTCGGAATTGCGAACATCATGTTTGTATCGGTGAAAGAACGAACCAACCAAATCGGTATTCAAAAGGCGCTCGGAGCGAAGAATTACTTTATTTTAATACAGTTTTTAATTGAGTCGATGGTACTTTGCATAATTGGCGGTAGCATTGGTTTACTGCTTATTTTTGGGGGTACTGTGATCGTAAATTATTATGCTGATTTATCGATAGAACTGAGCAATTCAAATGTTCTGCTAGGAATAACAATTTCTGCCATTATAGGGATTGTTTCTGGATTTATACCTTCTTACACAGCTTCAAGGCTCGATCCTGTTGAAGCCATGCGATCATAA
- a CDS encoding dipeptidase, translating to MENIRNYIEVNKERFLSELIELLRIPSVSADPKYAADVLRTAEAVKKSLVAAGAQNAEVCATAGNPIVYAEKLVHPDLPTVLVYGHYDVQPPDPLELWNSPPFEPVIKDNKIYARGACDDKGQFFMHVKALELMLANGDLPCNIKFMIEGEEEVGSTNLGPFLSANKEKLKADVVLVSDTGILGNDTPSICVGLRGLSYNEVEVTGPGRDLHSGLYGGAVANPINILCDMISSLIDKNGHITIPGFYDDVEELTKEEREEMAKAPFDVETFKKSINLSDIKGEAGYTTPERTSIRPTLDVNGIWGGYIGEGAKTVIASKAYAKISMRLVPHQSNDKITALFQKHFETIAPSSVKVKVTPHHGGDPVVTPTNSIAYKAASKAMETSFGKKPIPVRSGGSIPIVALFESILGLKTVLLGFGLDSDAIHSPNEHYGLFNYYKGIETIPLFHKYFAEYSKSKA from the coding sequence ATGGAAAACATTCGTAACTATATTGAAGTAAATAAAGAACGCTTCCTATCCGAATTAATTGAATTGTTGCGCATCCCATCGGTTAGCGCAGATCCTAAATATGCAGCTGATGTTTTGCGAACAGCAGAGGCTGTTAAAAAAAGTTTGGTAGCTGCCGGAGCTCAAAATGCTGAAGTGTGCGCTACAGCCGGAAACCCAATAGTTTATGCTGAAAAGTTGGTACATCCTGATTTACCTACTGTTTTGGTGTATGGACATTATGATGTTCAGCCTCCCGACCCACTAGAACTATGGAATTCACCTCCCTTTGAGCCTGTTATAAAAGACAATAAAATTTATGCCCGAGGTGCTTGCGATGATAAAGGACAATTCTTTATGCATGTAAAAGCATTGGAATTGATGTTGGCAAATGGTGACTTACCTTGCAATATTAAATTTATGATTGAAGGCGAAGAAGAAGTTGGCTCTACTAACTTAGGTCCCTTTTTATCGGCCAATAAAGAAAAACTGAAAGCCGATGTGGTGTTGGTTTCTGATACAGGAATACTAGGAAATGACACTCCAAGTATTTGTGTTGGTTTACGTGGATTAAGCTATAATGAAGTAGAAGTTACAGGACCAGGAAGAGATTTGCATTCAGGCTTGTACGGTGGAGCGGTTGCTAATCCTATTAATATTTTGTGTGATATGATTTCATCGCTTATTGATAAAAACGGGCACATTACGATTCCTGGGTTTTATGATGACGTTGAAGAATTAACCAAAGAAGAACGTGAAGAAATGGCCAAGGCTCCTTTTGATGTTGAAACGTTTAAGAAATCAATAAACCTTAGCGATATCAAAGGCGAAGCAGGTTATACAACACCTGAGCGAACTTCTATACGACCAACCTTGGATGTAAATGGAATTTGGGGTGGTTATATTGGCGAAGGAGCTAAAACAGTAATTGCCTCTAAAGCTTATGCAAAAATATCTATGCGTTTAGTTCCTCATCAGAGCAATGATAAAATTACAGCCCTTTTTCAAAAACATTTCGAAACTATTGCCCCCTCATCTGTAAAGGTAAAGGTAACACCACATCATGGAGGTGATCCAGTTGTTACTCCAACCAATAGCATCGCCTATAAAGCTGCCAGCAAAGCCATGGAAACTAGTTTTGGCAAAAAACCAATACCTGTGCGCAGTGGCGGAAGTATTCCTATTGTTGCATTGTTTGAATCGATATTGGGATTAAAAACAGTATTGCTTGGATTTGGACTCGACAGTGATGCAATACATTCACCCAACGAGCATTATGGTTTGTTTAATTACTATAAGGGAATAGAAACTATACCTTTATTTCACAAATATTTTGCAGAATACAGCAAATCGAAAGCATAA
- a CDS encoding T9SS type A sorting domain-containing protein: protein MDWGFGIGSKSDDRGNTVFDKHGNAFLCAFFGDTIDLDPDTAVQQLVIPAAGNVILAKYDSLGKFKWFKRFTNKGTGYGYSLSIDAYNNIYLTGTYRDTIDLDPGPNQNLLMSGSSNLYNLFFAKYDNDGNFIWAKSIETQSNFTVYGCELHFDKFDHLYLIGQCQDSVDFDPGPAVATVFGNYFTSGPFIAKYDLNGNYIWARHLAERPRLFEVDGAQNIIIGGSFEASTAYDIDTTLYYVDGTAIYYTMMGSNMWDGPNSYIAKLDSAGKYVWFDYFESGDNNEVNSIEIDHQNTILALGYYRGDGDFIALHDTLSFNFSDPNYSSYFLKIDSNGNFLNAKSLIKNCYIMESDSLLNLYLPVNLQSVADLDPGPGYKIFGGGTPSNYLIKYDSNLNFIWAQKVSKSMYGYFDYSHLPTVYLAGQYYGYAYLNPQSPNHPTAPFFGGWYDLFFAKYSLDTCSNFYVCLDSLFDVTCTSNGELFANAYQGSPPYSFLWNTSPINTSTHVVSNQPGYFNVQASDSRGCISNVDTKINGPNQNIFDLSVLVSTSVFRPGFPSHVYLDVMNDGCVSQSGNVFLVLDSGVNYSSCSVAPSLQNGDTIFWNIPNINYNSPIFHIDVIATTSILTPGAVFDFYASVLPFQGDDDTLNNRAFCNTIIRNSFDPNEKLVQPEGTSAFGAILNNQKMTYTVHFQNTGNAEAINISIADTLSAALDYQSLKVIGSSHPISNTYLVNNVVWFVFNNINLPDSATDMLGSNGYVVFEIAQKANLAHGTTFENTAYIYFDINPAIVTNTVVNTIDLLTTENQLQIKDKNFSLFPNPAQNTVSIDLTDFSYETSIQVYDSWGRFMLPSIQRKGKIAMLTISNLRNGIYSVILNDAKDGVMRTRTFVKME, encoded by the coding sequence ATGGATTGGGGTTTTGGAATAGGAAGTAAAAGCGATGATCGCGGCAATACAGTTTTCGACAAACATGGGAATGCTTTCTTATGTGCTTTTTTTGGCGATACGATCGATTTAGATCCTGATACAGCTGTTCAACAATTGGTGATTCCAGCGGCTGGAAATGTAATCCTAGCAAAATACGATTCTTTAGGAAAATTTAAGTGGTTCAAGCGCTTTACTAACAAGGGAACCGGCTATGGTTATTCACTATCAATAGATGCTTATAACAATATTTATTTGACAGGAACCTATCGCGATACTATTGATTTGGATCCCGGGCCAAATCAAAATCTGCTTATGAGCGGAAGCAGTAATCTTTACAATTTATTTTTTGCAAAATACGACAACGATGGCAATTTTATTTGGGCCAAATCAATTGAAACACAGAGTAATTTTACGGTTTATGGTTGTGAGTTGCATTTTGATAAGTTTGATCATTTATATTTAATAGGCCAATGTCAGGATTCCGTTGATTTTGATCCGGGACCAGCTGTTGCTACTGTTTTTGGAAACTATTTTACCAGTGGACCTTTTATTGCGAAATACGACCTTAATGGGAATTATATTTGGGCAAGGCACTTAGCCGAACGCCCACGTTTATTTGAAGTAGATGGTGCCCAAAATATTATAATTGGAGGCAGTTTTGAAGCAAGTACCGCCTACGATATCGATACTACGCTTTATTATGTAGATGGAACGGCAATTTACTATACTATGATGGGAAGTAACATGTGGGACGGGCCAAATAGTTATATCGCAAAACTTGATTCGGCAGGAAAATATGTTTGGTTTGATTACTTTGAAAGTGGTGATAACAATGAAGTAAACTCAATTGAAATAGACCATCAAAATACCATTTTGGCACTTGGCTACTACAGGGGAGATGGCGATTTTATTGCCTTGCACGATACACTCTCGTTTAATTTTTCGGACCCTAATTATAGTTCCTATTTTTTAAAAATTGATAGTAATGGCAACTTTTTGAACGCGAAAAGTTTAATCAAAAACTGTTACATCATGGAATCAGATAGCCTTTTGAATTTGTACCTACCCGTAAACTTACAAAGTGTCGCAGATCTTGATCCCGGACCCGGTTATAAAATATTTGGAGGAGGAACACCAAGCAATTACCTTATTAAATACGATAGCAACTTGAATTTTATATGGGCGCAAAAAGTAAGTAAATCCATGTATGGGTATTTTGATTACAGTCATTTACCAACGGTATATTTAGCCGGCCAATATTATGGTTATGCATACTTAAATCCACAATCCCCTAATCACCCAACAGCACCCTTTTTTGGAGGATGGTACGATTTGTTTTTTGCTAAATATTCACTGGATACTTGCAGTAATTTTTATGTTTGTTTAGACAGTTTATTTGATGTAACCTGTACCAGCAATGGTGAGCTTTTTGCAAATGCCTATCAGGGTAGTCCTCCTTACTCGTTTTTGTGGAATACAAGTCCTATCAATACCTCAACACATGTTGTGTCAAACCAACCGGGTTATTTTAATGTTCAGGCAAGCGATTCAAGAGGATGTATTTCGAATGTTGACACAAAAATAAATGGCCCTAATCAAAATATTTTTGACTTATCAGTACTTGTTTCTACTTCTGTGTTTCGTCCGGGCTTTCCTTCACATGTATATTTAGATGTAATGAACGATGGTTGTGTTAGTCAATCGGGTAATGTTTTTTTAGTGCTCGATTCGGGCGTTAATTACAGTAGCTGTTCAGTAGCGCCAAGTCTACAAAATGGGGATACTATTTTTTGGAATATTCCCAATATCAATTATAATAGTCCAATTTTTCATATTGATGTCATTGCCACAACTTCAATCCTAACTCCGGGAGCGGTATTTGATTTTTATGCTTCTGTTTTACCGTTTCAAGGCGATGATGATACTTTAAATAATAGGGCATTTTGTAATACCATAATTCGCAATTCATTCGATCCTAACGAAAAGCTAGTACAACCGGAAGGCACAAGTGCTTTTGGTGCAATTTTAAATAACCAAAAAATGACTTATACGGTGCATTTTCAGAACACCGGAAATGCTGAAGCTATCAATATTAGTATTGCTGATACACTTAGCGCCGCTCTCGACTACCAGTCGCTAAAAGTAATTGGCAGCAGTCATCCTATCAGTAATACTTATTTAGTGAATAATGTTGTTTGGTTTGTATTTAACAATATTAATTTACCCGATAGTGCAACTGATATGCTTGGGAGTAATGGCTATGTAGTTTTTGAAATAGCGCAAAAAGCAAACCTTGCTCATGGCACTACTTTTGAAAATACAGCCTATATTTATTTTGATATTAATCCTGCAATTGTTACAAATACAGTAGTTAACACAATCGATTTACTGACAACTGAAAATCAGCTTCAGATAAAAGATAAAAACTTCAGTTTATTTCCCAATCCTGCTCAAAATACAGTATCGATTGATTTAACTGATTTTTCATATGAAACAAGCATTCAAGTTTACGATAGTTGGGGGCGCTTTATGTTACCTTCCATTCAACGTAAAGGCAAAATTGCCATGCTAACAATTTCTAACTTGCGTAATGGCATCTATTCTGTTATACTAAACGATGCCAAAGATGGAGTGATGAGAACTCGAACTTTTGTAAAAATGGAATAG
- the fabF gene encoding beta-ketoacyl-ACP synthase II, producing the protein MQLKRVVVTGLGALTPIGNTIPEYWENLINGVSGADTITRFDASKFKTRFACEVKGFDPNNFFDRKEGRKLDAYAQYALVAADEAFKDSGIDLAKINLDRAGVIWGSGIGGLDTFLTEATGFALGDGTPRFNPFFIPKMIADIASGHISIKYGIRGPNFTTVSACASSTNALIDSFNYIRLGKADILFTGGSEAAVNQAGMGGFNAMHAMSERNDSPKTASRPFDLDRDGFVLGEGAGALILEELEHAKARGAKIYCEVVGGGMSADAHHITAPHPEGLGALNVMKNALSDAEMLPTEIDYINVHGTSTPLGDVSETKAITSVFGEHAYALNISSTKSMTGHLLGAAGAIEAIAAILAVKNDIVPPTINHFTDDPAFDPRLNFTFNKAQKRVVRAALSNTFGFGGHNASVIVKKYNS; encoded by the coding sequence ATGCAATTAAAACGGGTAGTAGTTACAGGATTGGGAGCTTTGACTCCTATAGGTAATACCATTCCCGAATATTGGGAAAATTTAATTAATGGTGTCAGCGGTGCTGACACCATTACTCGTTTTGATGCAAGTAAATTTAAAACCCGTTTTGCTTGTGAAGTAAAGGGGTTTGATCCGAATAATTTTTTCGACCGAAAAGAAGGCCGCAAACTGGATGCTTATGCTCAATATGCATTGGTTGCTGCTGATGAAGCTTTTAAAGATTCGGGAATCGATTTAGCCAAAATTAATTTAGATAGGGCCGGTGTAATTTGGGGAAGCGGTATTGGAGGTTTAGATACCTTTTTAACTGAAGCAACCGGATTCGCATTAGGGGATGGAACACCTCGTTTTAATCCTTTCTTTATTCCTAAAATGATTGCCGACATTGCTTCCGGGCATATTTCTATCAAATACGGAATTAGAGGTCCTAATTTTACAACTGTTTCGGCTTGTGCTTCCAGCACCAATGCTTTAATTGATTCGTTTAATTACATTCGATTAGGTAAAGCCGACATACTATTTACCGGAGGTTCAGAAGCAGCGGTTAATCAAGCCGGTATGGGTGGATTTAATGCCATGCATGCCATGAGTGAGCGAAATGATTCTCCAAAAACTGCTTCACGTCCATTTGATTTAGATCGTGACGGATTTGTATTAGGTGAAGGTGCCGGTGCGTTAATTTTAGAAGAATTGGAACATGCCAAAGCACGCGGAGCGAAAATATATTGCGAAGTAGTTGGTGGAGGAATGAGTGCCGATGCTCACCATATTACAGCCCCTCACCCTGAAGGATTAGGTGCACTTAATGTAATGAAAAATGCATTAAGCGATGCTGAAATGCTTCCTACTGAAATTGATTACATTAATGTTCACGGTACTTCCACTCCTCTTGGTGATGTAAGCGAAACCAAGGCCATTACCAGTGTGTTTGGCGAACATGCTTATGCTTTAAATATCAGTTCAACCAAATCAATGACCGGTCACTTATTGGGTGCTGCCGGTGCTATTGAAGCTATTGCAGCTATTTTGGCTGTAAAAAACGACATTGTTCCTCCTACCATCAATCATTTTACCGACGATCCAGCCTTTGACCCACGATTGAATTTTACGTTTAACAAAGCTCAGAAACGTGTTGTTAGAGCTGCATTAAGCAATACCTTTGGTTTTGGCGGTCACAATGCATCGGTGATTGTAAAAAAATATAATTCCTGA
- a CDS encoding choice-of-anchor L domain-containing protein has product MLVGQAFLNGAKAQLTTQRRTPFDLVKNTLLGTGITISNVRFNGTISTATTTAKYDNIGFFKGNTNLGLDSGIVMTTGTILNNGDGPHGPNNNGSAGLDNFLGGDTDLDALTASTGTATTTHNKAILEFDFVPAYDTVKFRYVFGSEEYPEFVNSVNDVFGFFIRGPGITGTFTLNSKNIALIPNTTSPITINSVNNGNTNTGPCTNCAYYIDNQTIPGTTIQYDGFTSVLTAISHVQCGATYHIKMAIADASDGIYDSGVFLEALSFSSPVVTINSAVSLGGAGHTGTAGDTVLYEGCGLAVLDFIRGGNTALADTIHFTIGGSAAMGTDFLSIPDSVVFAAGQNHSPVIVQAIEDNVTEGFESIILTPINVNPSSCLTVTTKPFKLYLSDVVPVVANASADSSIICPNQNSTIDAFPSGGIPGYTYMWNQGVGSGKRHTVAPAVTTTYRVTVTDTCGSHVATDSVTISVDTYTPVVANVQPPDSIYCPGASTTIIAQGGGGAAYYTYSWDNGLGSGASKTVNPATTSNYTVTVRDTCGNTAASTVTVVVVPYIPLQMTISKDTMVCENEPVTLVANGVDGLAPYSYSWNKGTYSDSSITVNSIKNRSYIVAVSDNCGYTISDTVGVYISKPRAHFGYYFESDLLAQFIDSSSTNIVDYYWDFGDNTTSFSYNPTHEYMFSQEHLVKLIVKDTLGCLDSVSETVFPPMSVYIPTAFSPNGDAINDIFKVRGTGIKDFEFSVFNRWGELIFKSNDVAQSWNPRSIPEGIYVYIIHASSIDNKPFSKTGTITIMK; this is encoded by the coding sequence ATGTTAGTAGGGCAGGCATTCCTAAATGGAGCAAAAGCACAGCTTACCACCCAAAGGCGAACTCCTTTCGATTTAGTTAAAAATACGCTGTTGGGAACTGGAATAACCATTAGCAATGTTCGATTTAATGGAACCATTTCGACTGCGACTACCACTGCGAAATACGACAATATAGGTTTCTTTAAAGGCAACACAAACCTGGGTTTAGATAGTGGTATTGTAATGACTACAGGTACCATTTTAAACAATGGCGATGGGCCGCATGGTCCAAATAATAATGGTAGTGCGGGGTTAGATAATTTTTTAGGTGGTGATACAGATTTAGATGCTTTGACTGCATCAACCGGAACAGCAACAACAACACACAATAAAGCAATACTCGAATTTGATTTTGTTCCTGCTTACGATACTGTTAAGTTCAGATATGTGTTTGGTTCAGAAGAATACCCGGAATTTGTAAACAGTGTGAACGACGTTTTTGGATTTTTTATTCGTGGACCCGGTATTACAGGAACCTTTACACTGAATTCAAAAAACATCGCGCTCATTCCGAATACCACTTCTCCAATTACCATTAACTCGGTAAATAACGGCAATACAAATACTGGTCCTTGTACCAATTGTGCATACTATATCGACAATCAAACAATACCCGGAACAACTATACAATATGATGGATTCACTTCGGTGCTTACTGCCATTAGCCATGTTCAGTGTGGTGCAACTTATCATATTAAGATGGCCATTGCCGATGCCTCGGATGGTATTTATGATTCAGGTGTGTTTTTAGAAGCATTGAGCTTTAGCAGTCCTGTTGTTACTATAAACAGTGCAGTTTCTTTAGGGGGAGCAGGCCATACAGGAACAGCCGGCGATACAGTATTGTACGAAGGTTGTGGATTAGCAGTGCTTGATTTTATTAGAGGAGGAAATACGGCACTAGCCGATACAATACATTTTACAATTGGTGGATCTGCAGCAATGGGAACTGATTTTTTATCGATTCCAGATAGTGTTGTTTTTGCTGCCGGTCAGAATCATTCGCCGGTTATTGTTCAAGCTATAGAAGACAATGTAACCGAAGGATTTGAATCCATTATTTTAACTCCCATTAATGTAAATCCATCTTCCTGCCTAACTGTCACCACTAAACCATTCAAATTGTACTTGTCGGATGTAGTACCGGTAGTAGCCAATGCAAGTGCTGATTCGAGCATCATTTGCCCCAATCAAAATTCAACCATTGACGCCTTTCCAAGTGGAGGAATTCCTGGATATACCTACATGTGGAATCAGGGTGTTGGTTCAGGGAAGCGGCATACTGTAGCTCCTGCAGTCACCACCACTTACAGAGTTACGGTTACAGATACTTGTGGTAGCCATGTTGCAACCGACAGCGTTACCATTAGTGTTGATACCTACACACCGGTTGTAGCTAATGTGCAGCCTCCGGATTCTATCTATTGCCCCGGAGCCAGCACTACTATTATTGCTCAAGGTGGAGGTGGAGCTGCTTATTATACCTATTCTTGGGACAATGGATTGGGTAGTGGGGCAAGCAAAACCGTAAATCCTGCAACTACTAGTAACTATACAGTAACAGTTAGAGATACTTGCGGAAATACTGCAGCTTCAACGGTGACTGTAGTTGTAGTTCCTTATATTCCGCTTCAAATGACTATTTCAAAAGATACCATGGTTTGCGAAAATGAGCCGGTTACTCTAGTTGCTAATGGTGTAGATGGATTGGCTCCTTATTCCTATAGTTGGAATAAGGGAACATATAGCGATAGTAGTATCACAGTGAATTCAATAAAAAATAGAAGTTATATTGTTGCAGTTAGCGATAATTGCGGATATACAATTAGTGATACTGTCGGTGTATATATATCTAAACCAAGAGCCCATTTTGGGTATTATTTCGAATCTGATTTACTGGCTCAGTTTATTGATAGTTCATCAACTAATATTGTTGATTATTATTGGGATTTTGGCGATAACACAACTTCTTTTTCTTACAATCCAACACACGAGTACATGTTTTCTCAAGAGCATCTAGTGAAGCTGATTGTAAAAGATACATTAGGTTGTTTGGATTCGGTAAGTGAAACTGTATTTCCTCCTATGTCGGTGTATATTCCTACTGCCTTTTCGCCTAATGGAGATGCGATTAATGATATATTTAAAGTTCGGGGTACTGGAATAAAAGATTTTGAATTTTCAGTATTCAACCGTTGGGGAGAGCTTATTTTTAAAAGTAATGATGTTGCACAAAGCTGGAATCCAAGGAGTATTCCCGAAGGAATTTATGTATACATTATACATGCCAGCAGCATCGATAATAAGCCTTTCAGCAAAACTGGTACTATTACTATAATGAAGTAA
- a CDS encoding acyl carrier protein — MSDITSRVKAIIVDKLGVDEKEVTAEASFTNDLGADSLDTVELIMEFEKEFNIAIPDDQAENIGTVGQAIAYIESNIK; from the coding sequence ATGTCAGACATTACATCAAGAGTAAAAGCAATTATCGTTGATAAATTAGGCGTAGACGAAAAAGAAGTAACCGCCGAAGCAAGTTTTACCAATGATTTGGGTGCCGATTCACTCGACACCGTTGAGTTAATTATGGAGTTTGAAAAAGAATTTAATATTGCCATTCCGGATGATCAAGCAGAAAACATTGGAACTGTTGGTCAAGCCATTGCTTACATTGAATCAAACATTAAGTAA
- the rnc gene encoding ribonuclease III → MSFLSNWRLLNSKDKKLAQSLKNICGFYPSNIDLYKMAFRHSSVSKHIKSGVSNSNERLEFLGDAILGSVVAHFLFMKFPFRDEGFLTKMRSRIVSRQNINKLAVKLGIESFIIKINDAGPGFKSMNGDALEAFIGAIYLDKGYKVAQNFVLNRIIKIHVDLDQVENNDLDFKSKMIEWSQRYKKQMRFELIGEEGKGHEKFYTVNLLISGEINGTGKGFSKKIAEQMAAEAACGKLGI, encoded by the coding sequence TTGAGTTTTCTTTCGAACTGGCGTTTATTAAACAGTAAAGACAAAAAACTGGCTCAATCGCTAAAGAATATTTGTGGGTTTTATCCCTCCAATATTGATTTGTATAAAATGGCATTCCGCCATAGTAGCGTATCGAAGCACATTAAAAGTGGTGTAAGCAACAGCAATGAGCGACTCGAATTTTTAGGCGATGCTATATTGGGTTCGGTTGTGGCTCATTTTTTATTTATGAAATTTCCCTTTCGTGATGAAGGCTTTTTAACCAAAATGCGCTCGCGTATTGTAAGCCGACAAAACATCAACAAGCTAGCGGTGAAATTAGGCATTGAAAGTTTTATTATAAAAATTAATGATGCAGGTCCGGGGTTTAAATCCATGAATGGAGATGCTCTAGAAGCCTTTATTGGTGCTATATACTTGGATAAAGGATACAAGGTGGCACAAAACTTTGTACTAAACCGAATCATTAAAATACATGTGGATTTAGATCAGGTAGAGAATAACGATTTGGATTTTAAGAGTAAGATGATAGAGTGGAGCCAACGTTACAAAAAACAAATGCGCTTTGAGTTAATTGGTGAAGAAGGAAAAGGACATGAAAAATTTTACACGGTTAACTTACTAATCAGTGGTGAGATAAACGGCACCGGCAAAGGATTTTCTAAAAAAATTGCCGAACAAATGGCAGCTGAAGCGGCTTGTGGGAAGTTGGGGATTTAA